GGTTGGTTGGGGACCAGCGCCTCGGGTGTGGAGAAGGAGTTCCGGTAGCGGCCGCGGAAGACTTCGCCGGCCAGCAGCATCTGGAAGTCGCCCATCCTGATACCGCGCGGGTTGGGTGTGTTGTCAGGCGCGGTGCCCGGATACACGTCAATCAATTTCACCACCCAGTCGGCGTCGGTCCCTGTTGTGGACGCGATGATGGACGCAAAGATCGGTCCGGCGATGACCACGTCCTCGGTGAGTGGCTCGGTGCGATAGACCAGCACGTCTGGCCGCGTGGCCGCGAAGCGCTGGTCCTCAACCATCCACAAGTGGCCCTGTGTGGTGCGCGCTTCGGTGCTCCACGGCACGGGTTTCGATGGGTCCGAGACGTATTCGTCGAAGCCTCCACCTGAGGCCGCCGTCGCGGCTGTCGGCGGCGAGAACGACAGCCCGCCATCGGCTTGGAAATACAGCGTGCGCGACTCGGTTGTGGTGGGTGGCCACGCGTCAAAGGTGCGCCAGGTGTTGCCGCCCGTTTCAAACATGGTGGCCTCGGCTGTTGGCGCCGCGCCTTTGTCTTTCAGGTGATGCGTGAAAAACGGAAACTCGACCTCGCGGCGATAGTAGTCGCCGGTCTGCGAGCCAAACCGGATGTCGCCCAGCGCATCGCCAGGCATCGAGGCCCATCCGCCGTGCAGCCACGGTCCGATGACAATGCGGTTCTTGTTGGCGGGTGTCGCGCGCTCCACCTGACGGTACGTTTCAAGAGGGCCGTAGAAATCTTCTGCGTCGAACCATCCGGCCACGTTCAGCACCGCGTGTTTCACGTTGGTCGCGTACTTGAGCGGATTCTGCCGCTCCCAGTACGCGTCGTAGTTCGGGTGGTCCATGTACTCGTTCCACGTCGGCACGCTGTAGTTAAAGAACTTCTCGTTGATGTTGGCCACCGGGCCCGCATCGAGGAAGAAGCGGTACCCATCGGGTGTGCCGTAGTCAAAGCCGCCGCCGCGCGTTTCGGTAGCGCCGGCGCGAGGGCGTGCGTTGCCGGCGAGCCAACTGAACGTGTACATCAGCCTGAACGCGCCGTTGTGATGGAAGTCGTCCCCAAGGAACATGTCGATGGCCGGCGCCTGGGGAGACGACGCCTTGAGGGCCGGGTGCGCGTCGATCATGCCCCACACCGTCTGTGAGCCGGGATACGAGATGCCCCACTGGCCCACGCGGCCATTGTTGTTGGGCACGTTCTTTACGAGCCAGTCGATCGTGTCGTACGTGTCGGTGCTTTCGTCCGTGGCGCGAGGCCCCTTCGGCGTCGGCACCAGCGGCCGCATCACCACAAAGTCGCCTTCAGACCGGAACTTCCCGCGGACGTCCTGATACACAAAGATGAACTTCTCGGTCACGAAGTCTGCCGACGGCCCAAGCGTGGCCCGATACGCGTCGGCGCCATACGGCGGCGACCCATACGGCGTCCGGTGCAGCATGAACGGATACGGCGCCGACGTGTCCTTCGGCGTGTAGACGATGGTGAACAACTTCACACCGTCGCGCATGGGAATCATCTGTTCGGACTTGGTGTACGCCGCCCTGATGTCGGCGCCAGCCTGCGCGCCGAGTTTACGGTCGGCGCCTCCCAGCGCGCCCAGGACGATGAGGGCGGCGAACAGGAAGAACAGTCCGTGGGTCCGTGGGGCCGCAGGTCCGTGGGTTCTTGGTGGCGCTACGCGCATTATTGTTCTCCTGACAAAAAGTCCCGCGCCAACGGCGCGGCTCAACGGACTTGTACGAAGCTTTCGTCGAGCGCGGCGGTGGATGCGATGCCGAGCAGTTTCAGTGTCCGCACGATATCGGTGCGGAGGACATCGATCGCCCGAGCGACGCCAGGCCCGCCTGCGGCGCCGAGTCCGTACGCGTAGGCGCGACCGATGAGCACCGCGCGTGCGCCCAGGCACAGCGCCTTCACCACGTCGCCGCCGCGCCGGATGCCGCCGTCGAGGAGCACCTCCACGCGTCCATCCACCGCCGCCACCACTTCGGGCAGCACCTGAATCGTGGCCGCCACGCCGTCCAACTGCCGTCCGCCATGGTTCGAGACCACCACGGCTGACGCGCCGCCATCAATCGCACGCCTCGCGTCATCGGCGGTGTGCACGCCTTTCACCACAATCGGCCCGCCCCATGCGTCGCGAATCCAGCGCAGGTCGTCCCAGCACGTCATTGATTGTTCAAGCGCCGCACCCACATCCGCGTAGGGCATCGGGCCTTCCGGCAAGACGATGTTGGGGAAGTTCATCAGACCGCCGTCGCGAAGGTACGCCGAGAGCCAGCGTGGCTTGATGAGGAACTGGCCGAGGTGAGGAAGCATCGCGAACGGCTTGCCGGAAAGAAGCGGCTTCATCCCGTTGCGCAGGTCGCGTTCGCGCATGCCAGCCACCGGCGTATCGATCGTGACGACGAGCGCCGCGCAACCGGTTGCCTTTGCGCGTTCGATGCCACCCATCGCCACGTCGCGTCCGCCCACCAGGTAGAGCTGAAACCAGACGGGTCCGCGGGTGGCGCTCTTGACGTCCTGAACGTGGCAACCCGAAAGCGTGGAGAGAATGTAGGCGGTGCCGTTGTCGCCGGCGGCACGGGCAGCCACCTCCTCGCCGCGTGGATAAAACATGCGGCTGCTGCCGACCGGCGCCAGCAGAAACGGCAGGTCGAGTTTTGTGCCCAGGACCGTGGTCGAGAGGTCGCAGCGGGAAGTGGCGACGGCTGAATGGGGCCGGAAGGTGACGTCTTCAAATGCGCGGCTGTTCTCGCGCAGGGTGATCTCCGCGTCAGCGCCGCCGTCGATGTAATCAAACACCACGCGGGGCAGCCGCTTCTTCGCGGCCAGGCGCAGGTCGGCGATATTAACGGCCGTGGACATGTGCGCGGATTCTACCGCACGGCCATAGAATGGCGCCGGAGTATGACGATGCGTACAGCGGCGTGGATGATCTGTCTGAGCAGCCTCGCGGTGGCGACGGCCGCCCGCCAACCCCAGCCCCTCGGTGAACCTCCGAATGTGTCGGCCAGCCTGGCAGACCAGGCGGACCGTGTATCGCTGACTTATGAGGGCCATCGAATTGTGGACGGGACCATCGGCGGTGCTGCCGGCGTGACCGCGGAACGGCGCGCCGTGACGAATGAGTCGAACGGCGCCGTGACGCAGGTGATCAAGTGGACCGCAGTCGGCCGCGGCCCGCTCACGTTTGACCTCACCGTGTCCGCCAGCACCGATGCTCTGGCCGTGGAAGTGGACCGGCCCGCTGGAACGGCTCCCGTTGTGCGCACCAGCATCGGCCCCAGCCACAACCTCCGTAACCGCGCGGTCTACGACCGCACTCGCGATTGGGTGGTGTCAATCGACGCGGGCGCGCAACTGGCCGTGACTCCCGGGGCCGCCAGGGCGTCAGGCACGACGTTTCAACTGCGCGGATCCGGATCGGAAGTGGTGCTGCGTTTCCGCCCACGTTTCTATCAGAAGCATCGCGGCCTGAAGCACTTCCAGCCGTGGACCTATCAGTCGTGGAAGCCCTCGGTCGCCGGATGGACGTCCTGGTATGCGTTCCGCGATCGCGTGACCCAGCAGGACATCACCGAGACTGCCGCGGTGGTCGCCGAGACGCTGGCGCCCTTCGGCTACGAATACATCCAGATAGACGATGGGTTTCAGCAGAACCCAATTGGGGTGCCGAGCCACTGGCTCACGCCCAACGAGAAGTTTCCTCAGGGACTTGATGGACTTCGGAACTCGATCACGCAACGCGGTCTCAAGGCGGGCTTGTGGACGAACGTGTCATTCGCCGATCGCGACTACGCGATGGCGCATCCCGGGTACTTCGTGCAGGACGCGGAAGGGGGCCCGGCACGCGGCAACTGGGTGGGATACGTCATGGACGGATCAAATCCATTGACGTTGACCGACCTGGTGGCGCCGGTGTATCGATCGCTCAAAGCATCGGGCTGGAAGTACTTCAAGGTGGATGCCCTGCGGCACCTGAAGTACGAGGGTTACAACAGCGCCGCGGACTATTTTGCCGGCAAACAACTGGACCGCGAGGCCGTCTATCGCCAGTTCGCCGCGTCAATCACC
This sequence is a window from Acidobacteriota bacterium. Protein-coding genes within it:
- a CDS encoding CocE/NonD family hydrolase — protein: MRVAPPRTHGPAAPRTHGLFFLFAALIVLGALGGADRKLGAQAGADIRAAYTKSEQMIPMRDGVKLFTIVYTPKDTSAPYPFMLHRTPYGSPPYGADAYRATLGPSADFVTEKFIFVYQDVRGKFRSEGDFVVMRPLVPTPKGPRATDESTDTYDTIDWLVKNVPNNNGRVGQWGISYPGSQTVWGMIDAHPALKASSPQAPAIDMFLGDDFHHNGAFRLMYTFSWLAGNARPRAGATETRGGGFDYGTPDGYRFFLDAGPVANINEKFFNYSVPTWNEYMDHPNYDAYWERQNPLKYATNVKHAVLNVAGWFDAEDFYGPLETYRQVERATPANKNRIVIGPWLHGGWASMPGDALGDIRFGSQTGDYYRREVEFPFFTHHLKDKGAAPTAEATMFETGGNTWRTFDAWPPTTTESRTLYFQADGGLSFSPPTAATAASGGGFDEYVSDPSKPVPWSTEARTTQGHLWMVEDQRFAATRPDVLVYRTEPLTEDVVIAGPIFASIIASTTGTDADWVVKLIDVYPGTAPDNTPNPRGIRMGDFQMLLAGEVFRGRYRNSFSTPEALVPNQPVKYEFDLRDRFHRFLKGHRIMVQVQSTWFPVIDRNPQTFVDIYKAKPTDFQKATHRVYRTAAQASGVRVGVLK
- a CDS encoding alpha-galactosidase → MTMRTAAWMICLSSLAVATAARQPQPLGEPPNVSASLADQADRVSLTYEGHRIVDGTIGGAAGVTAERRAVTNESNGAVTQVIKWTAVGRGPLTFDLTVSASTDALAVEVDRPAGTAPVVRTSIGPSHNLRNRAVYDRTRDWVVSIDAGAQLAVTPGAARASGTTFQLRGSGSEVVLRFRPRFYQKHRGLKHFQPWTYQSWKPSVAGWTSWYAFRDRVTQQDITETAAVVAETLAPFGYEYIQIDDGFQQNPIGVPSHWLTPNEKFPQGLDGLRNSITQRGLKAGLWTNVSFADRDYAMAHPGYFVQDAEGGPARGNWVGYVMDGSNPLTLTDLVAPVYRSLKASGWKYFKVDALRHLKYEGYNSAADYFAGKQLDREAVYRQFAASITSELGPDVFKLMCWGVRPELIGLFDGCRLGNDGFGYGGFSEYNSFNNIVWRNDPDHIELKQPDAYRATTITSLTGSILMLTDPPGLYRTDRVEAARRASPVLFALPGQIYDVEPSRSDAIDRAAVEMSGSGPRTFDATQELSTHYLYAVDVSRLYEQWMVLARTGGESAVRMADLGLAADRDYLAFEFWTKAFLGTFKGSLTPGPVNPTFGVQAICLREKADHPQLLATNRHVACGAVDVTDVKWSSGALEGSSDVVPNETYEIYLTEPAGYALADARLVGAQLIDSQKSGDVRTLRLRSPGGRLQWRLEYRRVPGV
- a CDS encoding alpha-hydroxy-acid oxidizing protein, with translation MSTAVNIADLRLAAKKRLPRVVFDYIDGGADAEITLRENSRAFEDVTFRPHSAVATSRCDLSTTVLGTKLDLPFLLAPVGSSRMFYPRGEEVAARAAGDNGTAYILSTLSGCHVQDVKSATRGPVWFQLYLVGGRDVAMGGIERAKATGCAALVVTIDTPVAGMRERDLRNGMKPLLSGKPFAMLPHLGQFLIKPRWLSAYLRDGGLMNFPNIVLPEGPMPYADVGAALEQSMTCWDDLRWIRDAWGGPIVVKGVHTADDARRAIDGGASAVVVSNHGGRQLDGVAATIQVLPEVVAAVDGRVEVLLDGGIRRGGDVVKALCLGARAVLIGRAYAYGLGAAGGPGVARAIDVLRTDIVRTLKLLGIASTAALDESFVQVR